The DNA sequence TTGCACAGTCATATACACAGCAACGTTTTTTTCTTTAGCACGTTTAAGTGCGGGATACATCGGTTTGTTCACGTGACCAAGTCCTGTTCCCGCAATCACAATTCCTCTGTAACCGTTATCAACTAACGAATCAATTATATCAGGCTGCATATTCGGATAGTAGTAGACAATGCTAACCTTCTCTTCAAACACAGGATTGATGATTACATCTTTGTCTTTTCTTCTGCGTTTGTAATCATTACGAAGCGGGGTGATTTTTTCTCTGCTGACTGTAGCAATAGGAATGTCGCCAATAGTTCTGAAAGTTGATCTGTAACTTGAATGCATTTTTCTTACGCGCGTTCCGCGATGAAGAAGACCATAAATATCAGATGTTGGTCCAAACATACAAACCATCACTTCAGCAATATCACTTTCCGATGCGGTTTTAACTGAATGAATTAAGTTGAGTGCAGCATCAGATGATGGACGATCGCTTGAACGCTGCGAACCAACCATAACAATAGGGACTGGAGAATTCTGAACCATAAAAGATAACGCTGCGGCAGTGTGATGCATAATGTCCGTTCCGTGTCCGATCACAATTCCCTGCACACCTTTTTCAATTTCTTTTCCGATTGCTTCTGCAACGCCTTTCCAGTGTTTCGGCCCGATGTTTTCGCTAAACTCCCCGTAAAGCTTTTCGGTTTCAAGATTGCAATAATCTGCAAGCTCCGGAACAGAGCCGTACAGTTCTCCCGGTGAGAATGCAGGAATAACAGCACCGGTTCGGTAATCGAGTCTGCTGGCAATTGTTCCGCCGGTACCGAGAAGTTTCACTTTTGGTTTTTTAGGATCGTAGGGAAAATCTTTTTCTGGAATTTTATAGTGAGCTTCTTTTCTTCCAAAAATTTTTATTGACTGAATTCTCCTTGCGGCAATACCAATATTATATCCGACAGGA is a window from the bacterium genome containing:
- the gatD gene encoding Glu-tRNA(Gln) amidotransferase subunit GatD, whose amino-acid sequence is MSNNDEYKGYKGEALKTLQKFNALVWSDVEINTADGDFKGLILPRSETADEFHIVLKIPVGYNIGIAARRIQSIKIFGRKEAHYKIPEKDFPYDPKKPKVKLLGTGGTIASRLDYRTGAVIPAFSPGELYGSVPELADYCNLETEKLYGEFSENIGPKHWKGVAEAIGKEIEKGVQGIVIGHGTDIMHHTAAALSFMVQNSPVPIVMVGSQRSSDRPSSDAALNLIHSVKTASESDIAEVMVCMFGPTSDIYGLLHRGTRVRKMHSSYRSTFRTIGDIPIATVSREKITPLRNDYKRRRKDKDVIINPVFEEKVSIVYYYPNMQPDIIDSLVDNGYRGIVIAGTGLGHVNKPMYPALKRAKEKNVAVYMTVQTLWGYVQMYVYDTGRDMMELGVIPAANMLPEVAYVKLGWALGQTDDPQKVKDIMLTPIAGEITEREPSNGYLIYQGGLPEVEDFIKQFRK